In Georgenia soli, a genomic segment contains:
- a CDS encoding ABC transporter permease — protein MVVAVELGLIYAVMALGVYLTFRILDFPDLTVDGSFTTGGATAATLIISGTPPLLATAMAGVAGLLAGVITGLLHTKGRINGLLAGILTQIGLYSINLRIMGDKANLPLLREDTLLTPLREAGLLGGLGAIAIFAVGALVLKLILDWFLHTDTGLAMQATGDNEEMIRSLGVSTDRMKVLGLALSNGLVAVCGALIAQYQGFSDIGMGIGLIVAGLASVIIGQAIIGQRTIFVATLAVVLGSVLYRVFIQLALESGLKANDMKLVSAVLVVLALVLPQWSVLRRFRPARRVRAVTTGAEA, from the coding sequence GTGGTCGTCGCCGTCGAGCTGGGCCTCATCTACGCCGTCATGGCGCTGGGGGTCTACCTCACCTTCCGGATCCTCGACTTCCCCGACCTCACGGTCGACGGGTCGTTCACCACGGGTGGCGCGACGGCGGCGACCCTCATCATCTCCGGCACGCCGCCGCTCCTGGCGACGGCGATGGCCGGGGTCGCGGGCCTGCTCGCCGGCGTCATCACCGGCCTCCTGCACACCAAGGGCAGGATCAACGGGCTCCTGGCCGGCATCCTCACCCAGATCGGGCTCTACTCGATCAACCTGCGGATCATGGGCGACAAGGCCAACCTGCCCCTGCTGCGCGAGGACACGCTCCTCACCCCGCTGCGGGAGGCCGGCCTGCTCGGCGGGCTCGGGGCGATCGCCATCTTCGCCGTCGGCGCCCTGGTCCTGAAGCTCATCCTGGACTGGTTCCTCCACACCGACACCGGCCTGGCCATGCAGGCCACCGGGGACAACGAGGAGATGATCCGCTCCCTCGGCGTCTCGACCGACCGCATGAAGGTCCTCGGGCTCGCCCTCTCCAACGGCCTCGTCGCGGTCTGCGGGGCGCTCATCGCGCAGTACCAGGGCTTCTCCGACATCGGCATGGGCATCGGGCTCATCGTCGCGGGCCTCGCCTCCGTCATCATCGGCCAGGCGATCATCGGGCAGCGAACCATCTTCGTCGCGACCCTCGCCGTCGTGCTCGGCTCCGTCCTGTACCGGGTCTTCATCCAGCTCGCCCTCGAGTCGGGCCTGAAGGCCAACGACATGAAGCTCGTCTCCGCGGTGCTCGTCGTGCTCGCGCTGGTGCTGCCGCAGTGGTCGGTGCTGCGGCGGTTCCGGCCGGCCCGGCGGGTCCGTGCCGTCACGACCGGGGCGGAGGCCTGA
- a CDS encoding MFS transporter, with the protein MSTNQAAASSTSPTATWRPDDRWLLGIVLAVINFWLFAQTLLNVIPGISDDLGMSTTIANLAVSVTSLMSGCFIVVFGGLADRLGREKVMNVGIWLSIVGSALIVLPFEGTAASATMLSGRIVQGLSAACIMPSTMALVKTYYEGKERQQALSYWSIGSWGGSGFCSLFGGLMATSALGWRSIFYISIALSFLALYLVKDTPVSKASTAAAPGMATTGTGAAAASGDRRGFDWSGLITFVVAMLAINIYISQGPRIGWLSATGLALVAVFVVTILLFFKVETSRDETFMDLGLFANLTFSGATLSNFLLNGAAGTLIVSLGLVQRAAGFTSLQSGLLTLGYLIAILATIRVGEKFLQRFGPRRPMLWGSMITASGILLTSATFVLIEQYVVLAFIGFTLFGVGLGFYATPSTDAALSNVPDAQAGSASGIYKMASSLGAAFGVAISAAIFTAGQNIDPALIPVESIFMGRQENIALRFGGALALLFNVFMCLVALISIMVTVPRERPRDEQAKQPEVPATPMIGA; encoded by the coding sequence GTGAGTACCAACCAGGCCGCCGCATCCAGCACCTCCCCCACCGCCACGTGGCGCCCGGACGACAGGTGGCTGCTGGGCATCGTCCTCGCTGTCATCAACTTCTGGCTCTTCGCGCAGACGCTGCTCAACGTCATCCCGGGCATCAGCGACGACCTGGGGATGTCGACGACGATCGCCAACCTCGCCGTCTCCGTCACCTCGCTGATGTCCGGCTGCTTCATCGTGGTCTTCGGGGGCCTGGCCGACAGGCTCGGCCGGGAGAAGGTCATGAACGTCGGCATCTGGCTGTCGATCGTCGGGTCCGCGCTGATCGTCCTGCCCTTCGAGGGCACGGCCGCGTCCGCCACCATGCTGAGCGGTCGCATCGTCCAGGGACTGTCGGCGGCCTGCATCATGCCCTCGACGATGGCGTTGGTGAAGACCTACTACGAGGGCAAGGAGCGACAGCAGGCGTTGTCCTACTGGTCCATCGGGTCCTGGGGCGGGTCGGGGTTCTGCTCGCTCTTCGGCGGCCTGATGGCGACGTCGGCGCTCGGGTGGCGGTCGATCTTCTACATCTCGATCGCCCTGTCCTTCCTGGCCCTGTACCTGGTGAAGGACACCCCCGTGTCCAAGGCGTCGACCGCCGCGGCGCCGGGGATGGCGACCACGGGCACCGGTGCCGCGGCGGCCAGTGGCGACCGGCGCGGTTTCGACTGGAGCGGTCTGATCACGTTCGTGGTCGCCATGCTGGCGATCAACATCTACATCTCGCAGGGCCCGCGCATCGGGTGGCTCTCGGCCACCGGTCTCGCGCTGGTCGCCGTCTTCGTGGTGACCATCCTCCTGTTCTTCAAGGTCGAGACCAGCAGGGACGAGACGTTCATGGACCTCGGCCTGTTCGCGAACCTGACCTTCTCGGGCGCGACGTTGTCGAACTTCCTGCTCAACGGCGCCGCGGGCACCCTGATCGTCTCTCTCGGCCTCGTCCAGCGCGCCGCCGGGTTCACCTCGCTGCAGTCCGGACTGCTGACCCTCGGCTACCTGATCGCCATCCTCGCCACGATCCGGGTGGGCGAGAAGTTCCTGCAGCGCTTCGGACCCAGGAGGCCGATGCTCTGGGGCAGCATGATCACGGCGTCCGGCATCCTGCTGACCTCGGCCACGTTCGTGCTGATCGAGCAGTACGTGGTGCTCGCGTTCATCGGCTTCACGCTGTTCGGCGTGGGGCTGGGGTTCTACGCCACCCCCTCCACGGACGCGGCGCTGTCGAACGTGCCCGACGCCCAGGCCGGCTCCGCGTCCGGCATCTACAAGATGGCGTCCTCGCTGGGCGCCGCGTTCGGCGTGGCCATCTCCGCAGCGATCTTCACCGCAGGGCAGAACATCGACCCGGCCCTCATCCCGGTCGAGTCCATCTTCATGGGGCGGCAGGAGAACATCGCCCTGCGCTTCGGCGGTGCGCTCGCCCTCCTCTTCAACGTGTTCATGTGCCTGGTGGCGCTCATCTCCATCATGGTGACGGTGCCGCGCGAGCGTCCGCGTGACGAGCAGGCCAAGCAGCCCGAGGTGCCCGCGACGCCGATGATCGGGGCCTGA
- a CDS encoding ABC transporter substrate-binding protein has product MKRPVRLLGALAASALLLAGCGSSEADPAADGTGAAAGETVQIGITQIVSHPSLDAAREGFKRALEENGIDAEYDEQNAQGDQSTATSIANTFASDGKDLVLAIATPTAQAAAQAITDIPVLFTAVTEPAEAGLVDSWEAPGGNLTGTSDLNPVKEQLELLAEIAPDAKTVGVVYSSGEVNSEVQVELAREAAEELGLTLEEATVSNSAEVQQAAQSLDVDAFYVPTDNVVVSALESVLATAEQRQVPVIVGESDSVERGGLATYGIDYDKLGYQTGLMAVEILNEGADPAEMPVATLEELTLVVNSGAAERMGVEVPQAVLDRADKVVE; this is encoded by the coding sequence ATGAAGCGACCCGTGCGCCTCCTTGGCGCCCTCGCCGCGTCCGCCCTCCTCCTCGCCGGCTGCGGCTCGAGCGAGGCCGACCCCGCCGCGGACGGCACCGGCGCCGCCGCCGGCGAGACCGTCCAGATCGGCATCACCCAGATCGTCTCCCACCCCTCCCTGGACGCCGCCCGCGAGGGCTTCAAGCGCGCGCTGGAGGAGAACGGCATCGACGCCGAGTACGACGAGCAGAATGCGCAGGGCGACCAGTCGACGGCGACGTCGATCGCCAACACCTTCGCCTCCGACGGCAAGGACCTCGTCCTCGCCATCGCCACCCCGACGGCGCAGGCCGCCGCTCAGGCGATCACGGACATCCCGGTCCTGTTCACCGCGGTGACCGAGCCCGCGGAGGCCGGCCTGGTCGACAGCTGGGAGGCCCCGGGCGGGAACCTCACCGGCACCTCCGACCTCAACCCGGTCAAGGAGCAGCTCGAGCTGCTCGCCGAGATCGCGCCCGACGCCAAGACCGTCGGCGTCGTCTACAGCTCCGGCGAGGTCAACTCCGAGGTGCAGGTCGAGCTGGCGCGTGAGGCCGCCGAGGAGCTCGGGCTCACGCTCGAGGAGGCCACGGTGAGCAACTCCGCCGAGGTGCAGCAGGCCGCCCAGTCCCTCGACGTCGACGCCTTCTACGTCCCCACGGACAACGTCGTCGTCTCGGCGCTGGAGTCCGTCCTCGCCACCGCCGAGCAGCGCCAGGTCCCGGTGATCGTCGGTGAGTCCGACAGCGTCGAGCGCGGTGGCCTGGCCACGTACGGGATCGACTACGACAAGCTCGGGTACCAGACCGGCCTCATGGCCGTCGAGATCCTCAACGAGGGTGCCGACCCGGCCGAGATGCCGGTCGCAACGCTCGAGGAGCTCACGCTCGTGGTCAACTCCGGCGCCGCCGAGCGCATGGGCGTCGAGGTCCCGCAGGCGGTTCTGGACCGCGCCGACAAGGTCGTCGAGTAA
- a CDS encoding ABC transporter ATP-binding protein, translating into MLDVETVTKTFFPGSVNERVALRDVELHLADGEFVTVIGSNGAGKSTLLNIVSGKLRPERGSVHVGGRDVTRLADFQRARYIGRVFQDPMAGTAPHMTIEENLAIALERGRRRGLARGVTAAKRSRFREELASLELGLEDRLRAKVGLLSGGQRQALSLLMATFSEPQILLLDEHTAALDPQRAALITRLTAELVERHHLTTLMVTHNMEQALSMGTRLIMMHEGRIILDVDEARKVRTTPADLLAEFEKIKGGGLDDRTLLQ; encoded by the coding sequence ATGCTCGACGTCGAGACCGTCACCAAGACCTTCTTCCCGGGCAGCGTCAACGAGCGGGTCGCGCTGCGCGACGTCGAGCTCCACCTCGCCGACGGAGAGTTCGTCACCGTCATCGGCTCCAACGGGGCCGGGAAGTCGACCCTGCTGAACATCGTCTCCGGCAAACTGCGCCCGGAACGGGGGAGCGTGCACGTGGGCGGACGGGACGTCACCCGGCTCGCCGACTTCCAGCGCGCGCGCTACATCGGCCGGGTCTTCCAGGACCCGATGGCCGGGACCGCCCCGCACATGACCATCGAGGAGAACCTCGCCATCGCCCTCGAGCGTGGCCGACGGCGGGGCCTGGCCCGCGGCGTCACGGCCGCCAAGCGGAGCCGCTTCCGGGAGGAGCTGGCCAGCCTCGAGCTCGGACTCGAGGACCGGCTCAGGGCCAAGGTGGGGCTGCTCTCCGGCGGGCAGCGCCAGGCGCTCTCGCTCCTCATGGCGACGTTCTCGGAGCCGCAGATCCTCCTCCTGGACGAGCACACGGCCGCCCTGGACCCGCAGCGCGCGGCCCTCATCACGCGGCTGACGGCCGAGCTCGTCGAGCGCCACCACCTGACCACGCTCATGGTCACCCACAACATGGAGCAGGCGCTGAGCATGGGCACGCGGCTGATCATGATGCACGAGGGCCGGATCATCCTCGACGTCGACGAGGCCCGGAAGGTGCGCACCACCCCCGCCGACCTCCTCGCCGAGTTCGAGAAGATCAAGGGCGGTGGCCTCGACGACCGGACGCTGCTGCAGTAG
- the dinB gene encoding DNA polymerase IV: MSGGPTILHADLDAFYASVEQLLDPSLRGVPVAVGGSARGGVVLAASYEAKVHGVQGGMPGWRAARLCPGLVFVRGHFGRYQELADRVMRVLGDYTPVVQRISIDEAFLDVSGSTHLFGPPAAIGARVRQRVRGEVGLPISVGAARTKHLAKIASQVAKPDGLVVVEPEGERQFLDPLPVSLMWGVGPVTERRLADRGIRTIGQLVEEPGPALERLLGKATGATLHALALNEDPRKVTGPGRAGSVGAQSALGRRAPTPELVRSVLSHLAERVGGRLRAKNRAGRTVTVRVRFAGMRSVTRSHTLEVPVSATLTLTEVAERLVWQAIRDQGAAVDITLLAVSVSNLVRQEAVQLELPLEPEDPWRPGSPAGSARWALDRSMDAARARFGRDAVGYLPATVRRDAGVPDAFRELAERDL; the protein is encoded by the coding sequence GTGTCCGGCGGGCCGACGATCCTGCACGCTGACCTCGACGCGTTCTACGCCTCGGTCGAGCAGCTCCTGGACCCGTCGCTGCGCGGGGTCCCGGTGGCGGTCGGCGGGAGCGCGCGGGGCGGGGTGGTCCTCGCGGCGTCGTACGAGGCCAAGGTGCACGGCGTGCAGGGCGGCATGCCCGGCTGGCGGGCGGCGCGGCTCTGCCCGGGCCTCGTCTTCGTCCGCGGACACTTCGGCCGCTACCAGGAGCTGGCGGACCGGGTGATGCGCGTCCTGGGCGACTACACCCCGGTGGTCCAGCGCATCTCCATCGACGAGGCGTTCCTCGACGTCTCCGGCTCCACGCATCTCTTCGGCCCGCCCGCCGCCATCGGGGCTCGCGTCCGTCAGCGGGTCCGCGGAGAGGTGGGGCTGCCGATCTCGGTGGGCGCCGCGCGCACCAAGCACCTGGCGAAGATCGCCTCCCAGGTCGCCAAGCCGGACGGGCTGGTCGTCGTCGAGCCGGAGGGCGAGCGCCAGTTCCTCGACCCGCTGCCGGTGAGCCTGATGTGGGGCGTGGGCCCCGTGACGGAGCGACGCCTGGCCGACCGGGGCATCCGCACCATCGGGCAGCTCGTCGAGGAGCCCGGCCCCGCGCTCGAGAGACTGCTCGGCAAGGCCACCGGGGCCACCCTCCACGCCCTCGCCCTCAACGAGGACCCACGGAAGGTGACGGGCCCCGGCCGGGCCGGGTCGGTCGGGGCGCAGTCGGCCCTGGGGCGTCGGGCGCCGACGCCGGAGCTCGTCCGCTCCGTGCTGAGCCACCTGGCCGAGCGGGTGGGCGGACGGCTGCGGGCGAAGAACCGGGCGGGCCGCACCGTCACCGTGCGGGTGCGGTTCGCCGGCATGCGGTCGGTGACCCGCTCCCACACCCTCGAGGTGCCCGTCTCGGCCACGTTGACGCTCACCGAGGTGGCCGAGCGCCTCGTGTGGCAGGCGATCCGGGACCAGGGCGCGGCCGTGGACATCACCCTGCTCGCCGTCTCGGTGTCCAACCTGGTCCGGCAGGAGGCCGTGCAGCTCGAGCTCCCGCTGGAGCCCGAGGACCCGTGGCGGCCGGGCTCCCCGGCCGGATCCGCCCGGTGGGCGCTCGACCGGTCCATGGACGCGGCGCGCGCGAGGTTCGGCCGGGACGCGGTGGGCTACCTGCCGGCGACCGTGCGGCGCGACGCCGGGGTGCCCGACGCGTTCCGCGAGCTCGCCGAGCGGGACCTGTAG
- the uvrA gene encoding excinuclease ABC subunit UvrA, whose product MSDDLTDQFVRVRGAGEHNLRNVDVDIPRDAMVAFTGVSGSGKSSLAFGTLYAEAQRRYFESVAPYARRLLQQVGAPHVREITGLPPAVALQQRRGAPSSRSTVGTLTTLSNLLRMLYSRAGTYPPGARRLDAEAFSPNTVAGACTRCHGLGEVHDVTEDLLVPDPSLSIREGAIAAWPGAWQGANLRSIVNGLGIDIDRPWRELSRKDREWLLYTDEQPSVLIAPEPGRIDHGYNGKFWSARKHVMHVLADSRSQRMRERALRFVRSVPCPECHGSRIRPEALAVTFAGRSIAEVNAMPLAEVAALLRPVADLPDAGPATPGAESGESTEAAVRICADLVARIDVLLDLGLGYLSLGRHSTTLSPGEAQRLRIATQLRSGLFGVVYVLDEPSAGLHPADAEPLLVVLDRLKASGNSLFVVEHDMDVVRRADWVVDIGPGAGAGGGRVLYSGPVAGLEDVEESATGRYLFGRAEPDERSPRSPRGWLHLKGVSRHNLRDVSVDVPLQVLTAVTGVSGSGKSTLVTQVLAEVVGGHLGQTPPDHDGASPELDLRDASGLESFDRLVLVDQRPIGRTPRSNLATYTGMFDAVRRLYASTEEARARGYTASRFSFNVPEGRCETCQGEGFVAVELLFLPGTYGPCPTCHGARYNAETLEVTYRAKNIAEVLAMPVDDAATFLADVPAASRSLRTLRDVGLGYLRLGQPATELSGGEAQRIKLATELQRARRGHALYLLDEPTAGLHPADIALLVRQLHGLVDAGNTVVVVEHDLDTIGTADWVIDLGPGGGDAGGRVVAAGPPTEIAKAPGSATAPYLARRLEASGA is encoded by the coding sequence ATGTCCGACGATCTCACCGACCAGTTCGTGCGTGTCCGAGGCGCCGGCGAGCACAACCTGCGCAACGTCGACGTCGACATCCCCCGGGACGCGATGGTCGCCTTCACCGGGGTCTCCGGTTCCGGGAAGTCCTCGCTCGCGTTCGGCACGCTCTACGCCGAGGCGCAGCGTCGGTACTTCGAGTCGGTCGCACCCTACGCGCGCCGGCTGCTGCAGCAGGTGGGCGCACCGCACGTCCGCGAGATCACCGGGCTGCCGCCGGCCGTGGCCCTGCAGCAGCGTCGCGGGGCCCCGAGCTCGCGGTCGACGGTGGGCACCCTCACCACGCTGTCCAACCTGCTGCGGATGCTGTACTCGCGTGCGGGCACCTACCCGCCGGGAGCCCGCCGGCTGGACGCCGAGGCGTTCTCGCCGAACACCGTCGCGGGGGCCTGCACCCGCTGTCACGGACTCGGTGAGGTGCACGACGTCACCGAGGACCTGCTGGTGCCGGACCCGTCGCTGAGCATCCGCGAGGGCGCGATCGCGGCGTGGCCGGGCGCCTGGCAGGGCGCCAACCTGCGCAGCATCGTCAACGGTCTGGGCATCGACATCGACAGGCCGTGGCGTGAGCTCAGCAGGAAGGACCGGGAGTGGCTCCTGTACACCGACGAGCAGCCGTCGGTGCTGATCGCACCGGAGCCGGGCCGCATCGACCACGGCTACAACGGGAAGTTCTGGAGCGCTCGCAAGCACGTCATGCACGTGCTCGCCGACTCCAGGAGCCAGCGGATGCGGGAGCGGGCGTTGCGGTTCGTCCGGAGCGTCCCGTGCCCCGAGTGCCACGGCAGCCGGATCCGCCCCGAGGCGCTCGCGGTGACCTTCGCCGGCCGATCGATCGCCGAGGTCAACGCCATGCCGCTCGCCGAGGTCGCGGCGTTGCTGCGCCCCGTGGCGGACCTGCCGGACGCCGGTCCCGCCACTCCCGGCGCCGAGTCCGGGGAGTCGACCGAGGCCGCGGTGCGGATCTGCGCCGACCTGGTGGCGCGCATCGACGTGCTGCTCGACCTTGGCCTGGGCTACCTCAGCCTCGGACGGCACTCGACGACCCTGTCGCCCGGCGAGGCGCAACGCCTGCGGATCGCCACGCAGCTGCGCTCGGGGCTGTTCGGGGTCGTCTACGTGCTCGACGAGCCCTCCGCGGGTTTGCACCCCGCCGACGCGGAGCCGCTGCTGGTCGTGCTCGACCGGCTGAAGGCTTCGGGCAACTCCCTCTTCGTCGTCGAGCACGACATGGATGTCGTCCGGCGGGCCGACTGGGTGGTCGACATCGGCCCCGGCGCGGGAGCGGGCGGCGGTCGGGTGCTCTACAGCGGCCCGGTCGCCGGCCTCGAGGACGTGGAGGAGTCGGCCACCGGGCGGTACCTCTTCGGCCGCGCGGAGCCGGACGAGCGCAGCCCCCGCTCCCCCCGGGGCTGGTTGCACCTGAAGGGCGTCTCACGCCACAACCTTCGGGACGTGTCCGTCGACGTGCCGCTGCAGGTGCTGACGGCGGTGACCGGCGTCTCCGGCTCCGGCAAGTCGACCCTGGTGACGCAGGTGCTCGCCGAGGTCGTGGGCGGCCACCTCGGACAGACGCCGCCGGACCACGACGGCGCGAGCCCCGAGCTCGACCTGCGGGACGCGTCCGGGCTCGAGTCGTTCGACCGGCTCGTCCTGGTCGACCAGCGGCCGATCGGCCGCACACCGCGGTCCAACCTGGCGACCTACACCGGGATGTTCGACGCGGTGCGCCGGCTGTACGCGTCGACGGAGGAGGCCCGGGCGCGCGGCTACACCGCCAGCCGGTTCTCCTTCAACGTCCCGGAGGGCCGGTGCGAGACCTGCCAGGGCGAGGGGTTCGTCGCGGTCGAGCTGCTCTTCCTGCCCGGCACCTACGGGCCGTGCCCGACCTGCCACGGCGCGCGCTACAACGCCGAGACGCTCGAGGTGACCTACCGCGCCAAGAACATCGCCGAGGTGCTGGCGATGCCGGTCGACGACGCAGCGACCTTCCTCGCCGACGTCCCCGCCGCCTCGCGCAGCCTCCGGACCCTCCGCGACGTCGGGCTGGGGTACCTGCGGCTGGGCCAGCCGGCGACCGAGCTCAGCGGTGGGGAGGCGCAGCGCATCAAGCTGGCCACCGAGCTGCAGCGGGCCCGCCGCGGCCACGCCCTCTACCTCCTCGACGAGCCGACGGCCGGGCTCCACCCCGCCGACATCGCACTGCTCGTACGACAGCTGCACGGTCTCGTCGACGCCGGCAACACCGTCGTCGTGGTCGAGCACGACCTCGACACGATCGGCACCGCCGACTGGGTCATCGACCTCGGCCCCGGCGGCGGTGACGCGGGCGGCCGCGTCGTGGCCGCCGGACCTCCGACCGAGATCGCGAAGGCTCCGGGCAGCGCCACCGCGCCGTACCTCGCCCGGCGCCTCGAGGCCAGCGGGGCATAG
- a CDS encoding ATP-grasp domain-containing protein translates to MRRNVFVVGLDDHNLATLRSLPDVEDYAFHQLLTQPELQTGTVSVADLLAKAFRQLDAFDGPIDAVVGYWDFPVSLMVPVLCRRYGLRSADLTAVMKCEHKYWSRLEQRKVVDNLPAFALLDPAALPATLPRELSYPVWVKPVKSASSEGASYAGDEAELQTAVTRARATLDRIGPAWEELLAMVELPTEIAAAGARTCLVEEAVTGHQFTVEGYGRAGRVRTYGVVDSFRYPGSSSFLRYQYPSVLPDEVQAEAAAVTEKVITAVGLEDSTFNIEYFWDAASGRLNLLEINTRHSQSHAMLFTLVDGVPNHACMVALALGREPDLPRGQGRYRTAAKWFLRRFADGVVRRVPTRDEVAAVERAVPGTTVRPLVAAGDRLSQADGEDSYSFVLAEIYTGGDDEAELAAKYAACVEALTFEVDDVGEDT, encoded by the coding sequence ATGCGGCGGAACGTCTTCGTGGTGGGTCTCGACGACCACAACCTCGCCACGCTCCGGTCGCTGCCCGACGTCGAGGACTACGCGTTCCACCAGCTCCTCACCCAGCCCGAGCTGCAGACCGGCACCGTCTCCGTCGCGGACCTCCTCGCCAAGGCCTTCCGCCAGCTGGACGCGTTCGACGGCCCGATCGACGCCGTCGTCGGCTACTGGGACTTCCCGGTCAGCCTCATGGTGCCGGTGCTGTGCCGCCGCTACGGCCTGCGCTCGGCGGACCTGACCGCCGTCATGAAGTGCGAGCACAAGTACTGGAGCCGCCTGGAGCAGCGGAAGGTCGTCGACAACCTCCCGGCGTTCGCCCTGCTCGACCCCGCGGCCCTGCCCGCCACGCTCCCGCGCGAGCTCAGCTACCCCGTCTGGGTGAAGCCGGTGAAGTCGGCGAGCTCCGAGGGTGCCAGCTACGCCGGCGACGAGGCGGAGCTGCAGACGGCGGTGACCCGTGCCCGCGCGACCCTGGACCGGATCGGGCCCGCGTGGGAGGAGCTGCTCGCCATGGTCGAGCTGCCGACGGAGATCGCCGCCGCCGGCGCCCGCACGTGCCTGGTCGAGGAGGCCGTGACGGGCCACCAGTTCACGGTCGAGGGGTACGGTCGGGCCGGTCGCGTGCGGACCTACGGCGTCGTCGACTCCTTCCGCTACCCCGGCTCGTCGAGCTTCCTGCGCTACCAGTACCCGTCGGTCCTCCCCGACGAGGTCCAGGCGGAGGCCGCCGCGGTCACCGAGAAGGTGATCACCGCCGTCGGCCTGGAGGACTCGACGTTCAACATCGAGTACTTCTGGGACGCCGCGTCCGGACGCCTGAACCTGCTGGAGATCAACACGCGGCACTCGCAGTCACACGCCATGCTCTTCACGCTTGTCGACGGCGTGCCCAACCACGCCTGCATGGTCGCGCTGGCACTGGGCCGGGAGCCGGACCTTCCCCGTGGCCAGGGCCGGTACCGCACCGCGGCGAAGTGGTTCCTCCGGCGCTTCGCGGACGGCGTCGTCCGCCGCGTCCCGACGCGGGACGAGGTCGCCGCCGTCGAGCGTGCGGTGCCGGGGACGACCGTCCGCCCGCTCGTCGCCGCCGGCGACCGGCTCTCCCAGGCCGACGGCGAGGACAGCTACAGCTTCGTCCTCGCCGAGATCTACACCGGCGGCGACGACGAGGCGGAGCTGGCGGCGAAGTACGCCGCGTGCGTCGAGGCGCTGACCTTCGAGGTCGACGACGTCGGGGAGGACACCTGA